In Pleuronectes platessa chromosome 5, fPlePla1.1, whole genome shotgun sequence, a single genomic region encodes these proteins:
- the mettl16 gene encoding RNA N6-adenosine-methyltransferase mettl16 — protein sequence MALNKSMHPRNRYKDRPPDFSYLASKYPDFQQHVHTSLTGRPVVNFKEPEAVRALTCTLLKEDFGLTIEIPLERLIPTVPLRLNYIHWVEDLIDGQKQPRRGIDIGTGASCIYPLLGATMNGWYFLATEVDDICFDYATKNVEQNKMSDLIKVVKVPQKTLLMDALKEETEIIYDFCMCNPPFFANQLEAQGVNSRNSRRPPPSSVNTGGVTEIMAEGGELEFVKRIIHDSLQLKKRLRWYSCMLGKKCSLAPLKEELRKQGVPKVTHTEFCQGRTMRWALAWSFYDDVIVPSPPSKKRKLEKSRKPLSFTLPEAGLKELQVKASALGCSARSPVDNVTALLERTLTDLRVLHKRIPCSKQEQSLVLTAVENNWIHGRQKRREQKRQLRELPRAPHWVAASSQTTTASAARPKNQPSQNQSASTQNSSDTQGDVSHKETTSVREETGNGCSPSKDETRNAAGEPSEVSNDEISKDVNMESAGPKEMAPAASEPPTQRPPSPGAVKQFLFKCQLNVMLEGSDVLIEMHYVEGQNKDLLNQLCTYLKNSLLKSIARP from the exons ATGGCTCTGAATAAGTCCATGCATCCTCGGAACCGCTACAAAGACAGACCCCCGGACTTCTCCTACCTGGCCTCCAAGTACCCGGACTTCCAGCAGCACGTGCACACCAGCCTCACAGGCCGCCCTGT TGTGAATTTCAAAGAGCCGGAGGCGGTGCGAGCGCTGACCTGCACTCTGCTGAAGGAGGACTTTGGTTTGACCATCGAGATCCCACTGGAGCGCCTCATACCCACTGTCCCCCTACGCCTCAACTACATCCACTGGGTGGAGGACCTCATCGACGGCCAGAAGCAGCCGCGCAGGGGCATCGACATCG GCACTGGGGCGTCTTGTATTTACCCCTTACTGGGAGCCACAATGAACGGCTGGTATTTCCTCGCCACAGAGGTGGACGACATCTGTTTCGACTACGCTACGAAAAACGTGGAGCAGAACAAGATGTCTGACCTCATTAAAG tGGTCAAAGTTCCCCAGAAGACTTTACTGATGGATGCCTtgaaagaagagacagagatcATATACGACTTCTGCATGTGCAATCCCCCTTTCTTTGCAAACCAGCTAGAAGCACAG GGGGTCAACTCCAGGAACTCACGCCGACCTCCTCCCAGCTCAGTGAACACAGGCGGGGTGACGGAGATCATGGCGGAGGGCGGCGAGCTGGAGTTTGTCAAGAGGATCATTCACGACAGTCTGCAGCTCAAGAAACGCCTGCG GTGGTACAGCTGCATGTTGGGGAAGAAGTGCAGCCTGGCACCTTTGaaagaggagctgaggaaacAAGGG GTGCCGAAAGTGACGCACACAGAGTTTTGTCAGGGACGGACCATGCGGTGGGCGCTGGCCTGGAGCTTCTACGATGATGTGATTGTTCCG TCTCCTCCCAGTAAGAAGCGTAAACTGGAGAAGTCACGGAAACCACTGTCCTTCACACTTCCAGAGGCTGgactgaaggagctgcaggtcaAAGCTTCGGCACTGGGCTGCTCAGCCCGCAGCCCAGTGGACAACGTCACTGCTCTGCTGGAGAGGACACTCACTGATCTGAGG GTGCTGCACAAGCGTATCCCCTGCAGCAAGCAGGAGCAGAGTCTCGTCCTGACGGCCGTGGAGAACAATTGGATTCACGGTCGACAGAAGCGACGTGAACAGAAGCGTCAGTTGCGAGAGCTTCCCAGGGCGCCTCACTGGGTTGCCGCCAGCTCTCAAACCACCACGGCCTCAGCTGCTCGTCCAAAGAACCAACCCTCCCAAAACCAGTCTGCTTCCACACAAAACAGCAGCGACACTCAGGGTGATGTCTCTCACAAGGAAACCACATCTGTACGAGAGGAGACTGGCAACGGCTGCTCCCCCAGTAAAGATGAGACACGGAACGCGGCTGGAGAACCGAGCGAAGTCTCAAACGATGAGATCAGTAAAGATGTGAACATGGAGTCTGCAGGCCCGAAGGAAATGGCTCCCGCAGCGAGTGAGCCCCCGACACAGCGACCCCCGAGCCCCGGTGCAGTCAAACAGTTCCTGTTTAAGTGTCAGCTGAACGTGATGCTGGAGGGGAGCGACGTGCTGATTGAGATGCACTACGTGGAAGGTCAGAACAAAGACCTGTTGAACCAGCTGTGCACGTACCTGAAGAACTCACTTTTAAAGTCTATCGCAAGGCCCTGA